The Gammaproteobacteria bacterium genome has a segment encoding these proteins:
- a CDS encoding type II toxin-antitoxin system VapB family antitoxin, with translation MATNLSIDPALIERALEVSGERTKKAAVTKALEEFIARRRQKRLLELLGKLEWDGSFDYKAERSRS, from the coding sequence ATGGCGACAAATCTTTCGATCGATCCCGCGCTTATCGAACGCGCGCTCGAAGTGAGCGGCGAACGGACCAAGAAAGCGGCCGTGACGAAAGCGCTTGAGGAGTTCATTGCCCGCCGCCGTCAAAAGAGGCTGCTCGAACTGCTGGGCAAACTCGAGTGGGACGGTTCTTTCGATTACAAAGCAGAGCGCTCGCGATCTTGA
- a CDS encoding pirin family protein: MAMIIAPRIHDLGGFNVRRVLPSSQARNVGPFVFVDHMGPHVFARGQAVDVRPHPHIGLATITWLWEGRFMHRDSLGHEQEIAPGEVNWMTAGSGIVHSERTPQHLRGGEHPLHGMQTWVALPRAHEEVAPAFEHYAAAAMPVLERPGLRLTVVAGRSFGLESPVAVFADTLYAAVELDAGAELTVTAEHAERALYVFSGEVALDDAEAPSRHLVVLDPGRPARVRARTAARLMVLGGEPLDGPRHLWWNFVHSSRERIEQAKQDWRAGRFGAVPGETEFIPLPEG, encoded by the coding sequence ATGGCCATGATCATCGCCCCTCGCATTCACGATCTCGGTGGCTTCAACGTCCGCCGCGTCCTGCCCTCGTCGCAGGCCCGCAACGTCGGCCCCTTCGTGTTCGTCGACCACATGGGTCCGCATGTGTTCGCCCGGGGCCAGGCGGTGGACGTGCGCCCGCACCCGCACATCGGGCTTGCCACCATCACCTGGCTCTGGGAAGGCCGCTTCATGCACCGCGACAGCCTCGGCCACGAGCAGGAGATCGCGCCCGGTGAAGTGAACTGGATGACCGCGGGTAGCGGCATCGTGCACTCGGAGCGCACGCCGCAGCATCTGCGGGGCGGCGAGCATCCCCTGCACGGCATGCAGACCTGGGTGGCGCTGCCGCGTGCGCACGAGGAAGTCGCGCCGGCCTTCGAGCACTATGCGGCTGCGGCCATGCCGGTACTCGAACGTCCAGGCCTGCGTCTCACGGTCGTGGCGGGGCGCAGCTTCGGGCTGGAGTCGCCGGTGGCCGTGTTTGCCGACACGCTGTACGCCGCGGTGGAACTCGATGCGGGCGCGGAACTCACGGTCACGGCCGAGCACGCCGAGCGCGCTTTGTATGTCTTCTCGGGCGAGGTCGCGCTCGACGACGCGGAGGCACCCTCGCGTCATCTCGTCGTCCTCGACCCGGGCCGGCCCGCACGGGTGCGGGCACGCACCGCAGCACGGCTGATGGTGCTCGGTGGCGAGCCGCTCGACGGCCCGCGCCACCTCTGGTGGAACTTCGTGCACAGCTCGCGCGAGCGCATCGAGCAGGCCAAGCAGGACTGGCGGGCCGGCCGCTTCGGGGCAGTACCGGGGGAGACCGAGTTCATACCACTTCCCGAGGGCTAG